One Setaria italica strain Yugu1 chromosome I, Setaria_italica_v2.0, whole genome shotgun sequence DNA window includes the following coding sequences:
- the LOC101760738 gene encoding transcription factor bHLH94, with amino-acid sequence MALEAVVFPKEHLACTAKAGVAAHLASLGCGFDIDDLEEKGGVVLQEEAAAAALPLGASAATAWDAALCPCSVAPGAVEECWDAQRRLSASPPPVPVAPGRGKAAASAARRRRRRPKAVKNTEEMESQRRNHIAVERNRRRQMNEYLAVLRSVMPPSYAQRGDQASIVAGAINFVKELEQLLQSLEAQKRRAGSCTEPQPAAAPFAGFFTFPQYSTGATGAVGSSDSSSSAGGDQSGGGGCAGARRGVADIEVAVAESHANVKVLAPRRPRQLLRMVVALQCLGLTVLHLNVTTTADHMAFYSFSLKMEDECRLSSVDDIAAAVNEIVAKVFDERVSQLLAAY; translated from the exons ATGGCGCTCGAAGCCGTGGTGTTCCCGAAGGAGCACCTCGCGTGCACGGCCAAGGCGGGCGTGGCCGCGCACCTGGCGTCACTGGGGTGCGGCTTCGACATTGACGACCTCGAGGAGAAGGGCGGCGTTGTTCTGCaagaggaggccgccgccgccgcgctgccgctcgGTGCCAGCGCGGCCACCGCATGGGACGCGGCGCTCTGCCCGTGCTCCGTCGCTCCTGGCGCCGTGGAGGAGTGCTGGGACGCGCAGCGACGCCtctccgcgtcgccgccgccggtgccggtggCGCCCGGGCGCGGCAAGgcggccgcgtcggcggcgcggaggcggcggcggcgccccaaGGCGGTGAAGAACACGGAGGAGATGGAGAGCCAGCGGCGCAACCACATTGCCGTGGAGCGCaaccggcggcggcagatgaACGAGTACCTCGCCGTGCTCCGCTCCGTCATGCCGCCCTCCTACGCGCAGCGG GGTGACCAGGCGTCGATCGTGGCGGGCGCCATCAACTTCGTCAAGGAgctggagcagctgctgcagtcGCTTGAGGCGCAGAAGCGGCGCGCGGGCTCGTGCACCGAACcacagccggcggcggcgccattcgCCGGCTTCTTCACGTTCCCTCAGTACTCGACCGGCGCGACCGGTGCTGTCGGCTCCAGTGATAGTTCTAGTTCCGCTGGCGGTGatcagagcggcggcggcggctgcgcagGGGCGCGGCGGGGCGTGGCCGACATCGAGGTGGCCGTGGCGGAGAGCCACGCGAACGTGAAGGTGctcgcgccgcggcggcccagGCAGCTGCTGAGGATGGTAGTGGCGCTGCAGTGCCTCGGCCTCACCGTGCTCCACCTCAACgtcaccaccaccgccgaccACATGGCCTTCTACTCCTTCAGCCTTAAG ATGGAGGACGAATGCCGGCTATCGTCGGTCGacgacatcgccgccgcggtgAACGAGATCGTCGCGAAGGTCTTCGACGAGCGCGTCAGCCAGTTATTAGCTGCTTATTAA